The window TCATCGTGAAGGCGCCGGCTTGCGTCGAAGCCGAGGTCCGTGACCGGCAGGTCCACCGGACCCGGCTCCGCGACCCTCTGGACCGGGGTCCCGCCGATGGACTCGAAGCTCGTGCGCAGCGCCTCGTGCCGGCGGACGATCTCCTCCAGCGACCGCCGCAGGGCATCGGCGTCGAGGCACCCGGAAAGCCGCGCGGAGGCCGATATCGCGTACTCGGCCCCCGAGGTGCCGAGCTCCTCCACGAACCACAGCCTCTGCTGCGCGAACGAAAGCGGCAGCGGACGGTCGCGACGGGCTCGCATCATGGGGGCCGCCGTGGTCGGCGCCGCGCCCGCGATCACCCGTGCCAGGTCCCGCAGCGAGCCGGCGCACAGGACGTCGCCCACGGAAATCTCGACGCCGGCCCGCTCGCGGACCCGGGACACGACCCGCGTCGCGACAAGCGAGTCGCCGCCCAAGTCGGTGAACGACGCGTCGAGGTCCGGCCGGGAGCCGAGCACCTCGGCGACGACGTCCGAGAGCATGCGTTCGTCCGCGGTCCCCGCGGCGCGGGCTTCCTGGGCTCCGAAGCCGGGAACCGGCAGCGCGCGCCGGTCGAGCTTGCCTGTCGGCGTCATCGGCAGGGGGTCCAGAGCCAGGATCCACGCCGGCACCATGTACCCGGGGAGGGTCTGCGCGAGGGCGTCGCGCAGGTCGTCGCAGGAGGCGGTCCCCTGGACGTAACCGACGAGCACCGGGGTGCCGCCCGGTCCCGGGTGTACCGCGGCCGCGGCACGCACGACTCCCGGCTGCGAGCAGATCGCCGCCTCCACCTCCCCCAGCTCCACCCGGTACCCGCGGATCTTGACCTGGTGGTCGGTGCGGCCGAGAAAGTCCAGGCGGGCGCCGGACGCGGTCCGGACTCGGTCGCCGGTCCGGTACATGCGGGAGCCCGGGGGTCCGGACGGGTCGGGCACAAACCGCTCCGCCGTCAGGCCCGGACGCCGCAGGTACCCGCGCGCTACCCCGGCCCCCGCCAGGCACAGCTCCCCTTCCGGGGCCGGGCGCCGGCGCTCGTCCATCACGTGCGCCCGTACTCCCGCGACGGGGCGCCCTATCGAGACGGAGCCCGCGGCTGGATCGGGGGCCGGGTCGAACTCGGCCGTCGCGGTGACCGTCGCCTCGGTCGGGCCGTAGGTGTTGACCAGCCGCACGTGGGCCGGCGCGATCTCGCGCCAGCGCCGCAAAGCGGTGCTGGACATCGCCTCGCCTCCCGCGATCACCAGGCGGAGGCGGGGGTCGTCCGGGATCTCACCGCTGGAGACCACCTCATGCCAGTACGCCGTAGGCAGGTCCAGAACCGTGACTCCCAGTTCGGCCACCTTGCGCCGCAGGGTCGCCGGGTCCCACAGGTCCGCGTCGCGCGGGACTATCGCCGCTCCCGCAACCAGGGCCGGGAACACCTCTTCTATTGCGGTGTCGAAGCTGGGCGAGGCGAACTGCAGGACACGGTCCGATCGCGTCAGCGCGAACTCGGTCACGGCCATCCGGCAGAAGTCCGCCAGCGACGCATGCTCGACCATCACGCCCTTCGGTGTGCCGGTTGAGCCGGACGTGTAGATCACGTACGCAGTGCAGCGGGGGTGGACCGGTGCCGGCGGCGCGGGGGCGTCAGTCCCCCGGGGGTCGACGATCGCGACGCCGTCCGGAGCCTCCAGCGACTGGTCGGTGATGACGGCGCGGGCGCCGGAATCGGCCACCTGAAACCGAAGGCGCTCAAGAGGAAGGCGGGGGTCCAGCGGAAGAAAGGCCGCCCCTGCCCCCAGGGAGCCGAGCATCGAGGCGACGAGGTCCGGCCCCCGGTCGAGCAGGATGCCGGCCACGCAATCGGGTCCGCACCCCGCCGCCCGAAGGCTCGCGGCGATGCAGTCCGCGCGGGCCCCCAGTTGCGCGTAGGTGAGTGAGGCGGCGCCGGCGACCACGGCGAGGTCTTCCGAACGCCCTCCCATCGCGAGGTGCACGGGCGTGAAGGTCACGTCGCACCCCGGTAAACGAAGAAGCCCTCGCCGGACTTGCGTCCGAGCTTTCCCTCGGAGACCTTCTCGGACAACAGCCTCGTTGGCACGTACTTGTCGTCGCCGAAGCACTCGCGCAGGACGTCAAGCGAGTCGGCGATGGTGTCGAGTCCGATCAGGTCGGCGGTGGCGAGGGGTCCCATTGCGTGGCCGAAGCACGCTGTGAACACGCGGTCCACGTCCTCGGCCGGGGCGACGCCTTCCTCCAGGACACGCGAGGCCTCGTTGATCGTCACCATCAGGACCCGGTTGGACACAAACCCCGGCGAGTCGCGGACGACGACTGCTTCCTTGCCCATCGATGTCAGCAGGTCCAGCGCGGCCCGCATGGTGTCGTCGCTCGTCGCGTCGCCCCGGATGACCTCGACCGTGTCCTTCATGGGGGCCGGGTTCATGAAGTGCATCCCGAGCACGCGGTCGGCGCGCGACGTGCACGCGGCCAGGCGCCGGATCGGGACGCAGGACGTGTTTGCCGCGAGCACCGCGTCGGGCGGGCACACCTCGTCCAGCGTCCGGTAGAGGTCCTCCTTGAGTGCGATGCGCTCGGGGACGTTCTCGATCACGAAGAACGCCTGTGACAGCCGTCCGGGGTCGGTCGTCGACTCGATCCGGGACAGCACCTCGTCCGGGGACGACGCCGCCTGCGGCGAGCGCAGCATCTTGGCCATCCGGACTCCGTTGCGCATGGAGTCCGAGGCGCGGTCCAGGGCCGGCTGGTCCACGTCGACCAGCACGACCCCGTGTCCCGCCTGAGCCAGCGCCTGGGCAACGCCCGAGCCCATCACGCCGGCCCCCACGACTCCGACCGGACGTTCCATCACCGGCTCTCCAGCTCGCCGAGCATCGCCCGGACCTCGTCCTCGGACATCTCCTCCACTCCCATCACGGTGCGCGCCACCTCGTCTGCCACCTCGGCGCTGCCCCAGAGAAGCGCGATTTCGTCGGCGAGCCTCTGGACGGTGGGGGCGTCGAACAGCGCGCGCAGGGACAGCGGCACCTGGAAGGTGGCGCGGACACGTGACAAAACCTGCGTCGCCAGAAGCGAGTGGCCTCCGAGCTCGAAAAAGTCGTCGGTGACGCCGACGCGGTCAAGGCCGAGAACGTCCCGCCAGATGGAGGCGAGCAGCCGCTCGGTGGGGCTCCGCGGCTCGACGTGCTCGAAGGCCCGGTGCACAAAGGCCCCGGGGCCATCGTCTGCGCCCACGAAATCGCCGGCGTCCGCCAGGACCCCGAGCTCCCGCGGGCCCGCTTCGGGCGAGTTCACGATCTCATCGATGGCCGTCGCGAGGTGGTCCATGATCTGCCCCGCGGAAGCCGCGTCGAACCTGGATGTGTCGAAGGCGATACGCAGTTCGATCCCGGCTCCCGGGGCGACCACCAGCGTCAGCGGGTAGTTCGTCTGCTCCACGTACTCCCCGGTGCGGACGGTGAACCCGAGGGCGTCTTCGGAGTCGTCCTCCTCGGGATAGTTCTCGAAGCCGACGATGGTCTCAAACAGCGGGGCCCGGCGGGGGACCTCACTGGCCGACTGAACCTCCACCAGAGGCGTGTGCTCGTGCTGCCGCGCCCGAGCCTGCTCGTTCTGGAGCGAACTCAGCCACTGCACAATGCTGCCCACCGCCGGGATCCGGACCCTCACGGGCACGGTGTTGACGAACAGGCCGACCATCTCGCCGGAGCCGGGCAGCTCAGGGGGACGTCCGGAGACCGTCGCTCCGAACACCACGTCATGGCAGCGTCCGTAGCGCGCACACACGGCGGCCCATGCGCCCTGGACGACGGTGTTCACGGTGAGCCGGTTGCGCCGCGCAAATTCGCGGACGGGCTCCTCCGGGACGACTCTTGTGACCTTGTCGTAGCCGGGGCGCGGGCACTCGGGAGCCGGCACAATCATGGTCGCCGGCTGCCTGAACCCGGCGAGCGACTCACGCCACCACCGCCGTTCCGCGGACGTGTCGCGGCCCCTCAGCCAGGCGATGAAGTCCGAATACGGCCGGACGGGCGGCAGCTCCGATTCCCGTCCCAGGTACGCCTGCCACACCTCGTCCAAAACCAGCTGCAGGCTCCAGCCGTCCATGACCAGGTGGTGATGGCTGACGACCATGTGCAGCCTCGAATCCGACTCCCGTATCAGCCCCAGCCGTATGAGCGGCGGCTGAGAGGGGTCGAAGCCGCGCAGCCGGTCCTGCGAGAGGAACGAGTCGATGTCCGCGCCGCGTTCCACGGGAAGCGCGCAGTCGCGGTGCACGACCTGAAGCGGCTCGTCCAGGCCCTCCCAGACGACCGAGGTCCGCAGGGCCGGGTGCCGCGACGCGACGAGCTGCCACGCGCTTTCGAGACGATCCTCGTCCACCTCGCCTTCACAGATGAAGTGCAGCTGCTCGAAGTAGACGCCGGACTCCGGTGCGTAAAGCGAGTGGAACAGCAAGCCGTGCTGCATCGGCGAAAGCGGGTAGGCGTCCTGCACGTCCGGAGAGGACAGGTACCTGTCCACGGACTGCTGTCCGATGCGCGCCAGTGGGAAGTCCGACGGGGCCGGCGCGGTGCGGTCACGTCCGGACTCCCCCAGCGCGCGCAGTGCCCGCTCGAATGAAGTGGCGATCCCGCGGACCGACGACTCGTCGTGCAGGTTGCGCGAGTAGCGGAACACGACCTCGAGCCTGCGCTCGTGCACGGACGCCTCGACCTCCAGCACGTGGCTGCGCCCGGCCCCCGGACTGCGCACCGCCCCCGGTTCCTCGGGCGCCATCGGCAGCGGTCCGCCGTCACCCGACGAGCCGAGGTAGTTGAACAGCACGTCCGGACGCGGAAGCGCGCGAAGGCGCCGGACGTCCGGGGTGTCCGGGCTCAGGTGGCGCAGCACCATGTACCCCACTCCCCCGGTGGGCACCCGGCGCAGAGCGTCCTTGGCCGAACGAAGTGCCTCCCTCTCATCGGCACCGGGGGCCACCGCGACGGGGTAGACGGTCGTGAACCAGCCCACCGTCCCGGACAAATCCGCGTCCTCGAACAGATCGTGGCGGCCGTGGCCCTCGACGTCCACGAGCAACGGACGGCCTGCCGCCATGGCAAGGGCGGCCAGAAGGATTTCCGGCGGCCGGGCGCCGAAAGCGGACAGCGCGTCCGCCGATTCCTGCTCGGACAGCTCCAGCGTCACCGTGTCCGCAGAAGACTCGTCGTTACGTCCCTCCGCACGGTCCCGGGGCAGAGGCGCGACGTCATAGTCCTCCAGCAGCAGCCAGTGATCGAGCTCCGAGGCAACTTCGTCGCTGGTGGCCCAGTCCGAGAGCAGCCTCGCCCACTGCGCGAACGAAGTGTTTGCCGGCACGAGCTGGATGGAACCGCCGCGGGACGCCTGCTCGAACGCGGAGGCGAGGTCGTCGAGAAGCGGTCCCCAGGAGACGGCGTCCACGGCGAGGTGGTGGACGGCCAGCAGCAGCCGCGCGCCGCCGGGGACCAGAAAGAAGCCGGCCCGGACGATGCGTCCGCTCTCGATGTCAAGCGACGCCTGCACCGCGTCGCACTCGGCCTCCAGGTCCGCGGGATCCGGCACCTCTTTTCGGATTTCGAGGTCGCTCGGGACGTCCGGATGGATCTCCTGGCGCCATCCGAACGCCGTCCTGCGGAAGCTCGCCCGCAGCACGTCGTGACAGGCCACGACGGCAGCGACCGCGTCTTGGACGTAGGGGCCGTACTCCGGCGGCACGTCGAGCAGCACGGCCTGGTTGAAGTAGTGGACGTCCAGGTCGTCGCGCTCGAGCAGCCACCGCTGGATCGGCGTCAACGGGACCGGGCCTGCCGCCTGCGTCCGGACCGCGGGCCGCGACACCGCAACGGCCGCCGCCGCCAGTTCGGACAGCGTCTGGTACTCGAACATCTGGCGCGGCGTGAGCTTCAGGCCCGCGCGCGCCGCCCGGGCTACCACCTGGATCGACAGGATCGAATCGCCGCCGAGCTCAAAGAAGTTGTCCCCGGCCCCCACCTTCGCGACGTCCAGGACCTTGCTCCAGATCCCCGCAAGGACCTGCTCGGCCCCCGGACGCGGAGGCACGTGAAGACCGGCGACGGGCGCGGACGCCGCCTGCTGCTGCGGGGCGGGAAGCGACTTGCGGTCCACCTTTCCGTTGGCCGTCAGCGGGAGACGGTCCAGCGTCACGAACGCGGAGGGCACCATCGCGGCGGGAAGGCGCCGCGCCAGAAACGCCTTCAGGTCCGCGTGCGACGCGGTGCCGGTGACGTAGGCGACCAGCCGCGTGGGGCCCGGGGGCCCGAGCGCGACCACGACCGCCTGTCCCGCGTCAGGGTGACGGGACAGCTCGGCGGCGATCTCCCCCGGCTCGACACGGACTCCCCGCACCTTCACCTGGTCGTCCACGCGCCCGAGGAACTCGAGCGTCCCGTCGGCCCTCCACCGCGCGAGGTCGCCGGTGCGGTACATGCGGGAGCCGGGCAGGTCCGCGAACTGGTCGGGGACGAACCGCTCGGCGGTCAGGCCCGGGCGGCCGATGTAACCGCGTCCGACTCCGGCCCCCGCCACGTAAAGCTCCCCCGGGACCCCCGCCGGCGCCAGCCGCCCCAGCGCGTCGAGAACGTAGGCCCGGGCGCCGGCTATGGGACGTCCGATCGAAGGTTCGCGCGCGGGGCGGTCCGGGTCGCGCGGCGGGACTCTGGCTGCCGTCGACACCGGCGAGCACTCCGAAGGCCCGTAGAGGTTGACCACCTCGGGGGCCCCCGGCGGCGGCGCGGTCAGCAGCCTGTCGCCACCCGCGAACAGGGTCCGGACGCCGAGGTCGTGCGGGTGCAGGTCGAGCAGGGCCAGCGCCACCGGAGTCGGCGCGAACGCGCGGACGATGCCGAGCGCGCGGAGCCAGTCCTTCAGCGCGTCCGGGTCGATGCGCACGTCGTCGGGCACCAGGTGCAGCGCGTAGCCTGCAGCCAGGGCAGGGAACACCTCGAACACCGACGCGTCGAACGACTGTCCGGCCAGGTGGCTCATCGACTCTCCCGGCCCCCATTCGGACTCAAACCACGACGCGAGGTTGGACAACCCTCCATGCGTCACCACGCTTCCCTTCGGCGTCCCCGTGGACCCGGACGTGTAAATCACATAGGCCGCCTGGTCCGGCGTGACGGGGGCCGG is drawn from Actinomycetota bacterium and contains these coding sequences:
- a CDS encoding amino acid adenylation domain-containing protein, with the protein product MRRATVVRDRSEFVLFLRDASVPEPSEPSGLVLLCSGDAVPPPGLLDSLASSSPAFAEVLENVRPGQDPARSVLCLHLGLQAALRDLGITESAVLGSGVGNLSVRVIKGELDLDEAVRGAGELAPSTELDADRLTSALEALSAHSPVLLELGADGVLSRTIGRMFPGAVPVRLAVTDPRDDASILQCVARLYQEGVQIDWDRHYGGRRPRRIPMPPTAFDDVRCWCREPGDVFSWGADSAPAPPPVEAEPPVSGSFATGDERKVARIWREALKMDIPDACADYFELGGTSIAGIAVLDGVEREFGVRISFAEIYDHSVLGSLAARIRELASDGSAPARLEPIPRIPRDGPLPISLGQEQIWFLDQLHPGTPLYNIPFDLHLHGELDVEALRLSIRELIARHELLRTSFISVDGQPRARIEPVPDLQLPVEDLSGFPEAERLEAALHRHEQEATEPFRLDEGPLVRCVLMRLGPREHVLLMTIHHIVFDGWTPAIIHDELSRCYRAFLAGQTPDLPELPIQYADFAAWQRRQMSGENLEHELAFWREHLCDAPDLLLPTDFPRPAVQSYRGEMLNFEVPEDVATALRASGQTMFGTMMAAFAILLQRYSGQDDMVVGTPAAGRRHPDTRGLVGYFNNMLALRTDLSGDPTFRELSRRVAKAAAEAVDHEDVPFEKVVDALSPRRDLSRNPVFQVAYTHQNTPYRDYDLPGLEVDNFAPGSIRGIAPGTAKFDLTIGLSDQTQGPLEGYLEYATDLFERASMDRLLEQFHALLRSIVASPDVPISRLEMSADDERCLLLDEWGRGARAREFVPVHELIARADPSRTAIVSVDELFTYGDLCARASALARCLRDHGTGPESVVAVCMPRVPDAVVAQVAALWAGCAFLPLDPAHPPDRLRFMVRDARAAVVVTTPELAASVRDAGAEVMVLDEVPRDHPVGRPAPVTPDQAAYVIYTSGSTGTPKGSVVTHGGLSNLASWFESEWGPGESMSHLAGQSFDASVFEVFPALAAGYALHLVPDDVRIDPDALKDWLRALGIVRAFAPTPVALALLDLHPHDLGVRTLFAGGDRLLTAPPPGAPEVVNLYGPSECSPVSTAARVPPRDPDRPAREPSIGRPIAGARAYVLDALGRLAPAGVPGELYVAGAGVGRGYIGRPGLTAERFVPDQFADLPGSRMYRTGDLARWRADGTLEFLGRVDDQVKVRGVRVEPGEIAAELSRHPDAGQAVVVALGPPGPTRLVAYVTGTASHADLKAFLARRLPAAMVPSAFVTLDRLPLTANGKVDRKSLPAPQQQAASAPVAGLHVPPRPGAEQVLAGIWSKVLDVAKVGAGDNFFELGGDSILSIQVVARAARAGLKLTPRQMFEYQTLSELAAAAVAVSRPAVRTQAAGPVPLTPIQRWLLERDDLDVHYFNQAVLLDVPPEYGPYVQDAVAAVVACHDVLRASFRRTAFGWRQEIHPDVPSDLEIRKEVPDPADLEAECDAVQASLDIESGRIVRAGFFLVPGGARLLLAVHHLAVDAVSWGPLLDDLASAFEQASRGGSIQLVPANTSFAQWARLLSDWATSDEVASELDHWLLLEDYDVAPLPRDRAEGRNDESSADTVTLELSEQESADALSAFGARPPEILLAALAMAAGRPLLVDVEGHGRHDLFEDADLSGTVGWFTTVYPVAVAPGADEREALRSAKDALRRVPTGGVGYMVLRHLSPDTPDVRRLRALPRPDVLFNYLGSSGDGGPLPMAPEEPGAVRSPGAGRSHVLEVEASVHERRLEVVFRYSRNLHDESSVRGIATSFERALRALGESGRDRTAPAPSDFPLARIGQQSVDRYLSSPDVQDAYPLSPMQHGLLFHSLYAPESGVYFEQLHFICEGEVDEDRLESAWQLVASRHPALRTSVVWEGLDEPLQVVHRDCALPVERGADIDSFLSQDRLRGFDPSQPPLIRLGLIRESDSRLHMVVSHHHLVMDGWSLQLVLDEVWQAYLGRESELPPVRPYSDFIAWLRGRDTSAERRWWRESLAGFRQPATMIVPAPECPRPGYDKVTRVVPEEPVREFARRNRLTVNTVVQGAWAAVCARYGRCHDVVFGATVSGRPPELPGSGEMVGLFVNTVPVRVRIPAVGSIVQWLSSLQNEQARARQHEHTPLVEVQSASEVPRRAPLFETIVGFENYPEEDDSEDALGFTVRTGEYVEQTNYPLTLVVAPGAGIELRIAFDTSRFDAASAGQIMDHLATAIDEIVNSPEAGPRELGVLADAGDFVGADDGPGAFVHRAFEHVEPRSPTERLLASIWRDVLGLDRVGVTDDFFELGGHSLLATQVLSRVRATFQVPLSLRALFDAPTVQRLADEIALLWGSAEVADEVARTVMGVEEMSEDEVRAMLGELESR
- a CDS encoding 3-hydroxyacyl-CoA dehydrogenase family protein; its protein translation is MERPVGVVGAGVMGSGVAQALAQAGHGVVLVDVDQPALDRASDSMRNGVRMAKMLRSPQAASSPDEVLSRIESTTDPGRLSQAFFVIENVPERIALKEDLYRTLDEVCPPDAVLAANTSCVPIRRLAACTSRADRVLGMHFMNPAPMKDTVEVIRGDATSDDTMRAALDLLTSMGKEAVVVRDSPGFVSNRVLMVTINEASRVLEEGVAPAEDVDRVFTACFGHAMGPLATADLIGLDTIADSLDVLRECFGDDKYVPTRLLSEKVSEGKLGRKSGEGFFVYRGAT
- a CDS encoding amino acid adenylation domain-containing protein produces the protein MTFTPVHLAMGGRSEDLAVVAGAASLTYAQLGARADCIAASLRAAGCGPDCVAGILLDRGPDLVASMLGSLGAGAAFLPLDPRLPLERLRFQVADSGARAVITDQSLEAPDGVAIVDPRGTDAPAPPAPVHPRCTAYVIYTSGSTGTPKGVMVEHASLADFCRMAVTEFALTRSDRVLQFASPSFDTAIEEVFPALVAGAAIVPRDADLWDPATLRRKVAELGVTVLDLPTAYWHEVVSSGEIPDDPRLRLVIAGGEAMSSTALRRWREIAPAHVRLVNTYGPTEATVTATAEFDPAPDPAAGSVSIGRPVAGVRAHVMDERRRPAPEGELCLAGAGVARGYLRRPGLTAERFVPDPSGPPGSRMYRTGDRVRTASGARLDFLGRTDHQVKIRGYRVELGEVEAAICSQPGVVRAAAAVHPGPGGTPVLVGYVQGTASCDDLRDALAQTLPGYMVPAWILALDPLPMTPTGKLDRRALPVPGFGAQEARAAGTADERMLSDVVAEVLGSRPDLDASFTDLGGDSLVATRVVSRVRERAGVEISVGDVLCAGSLRDLARVIAGAAPTTAAPMMRARRDRPLPLSFAQQRLWFVEELGTSGAEYAISASARLSGCLDADALRRSLEEIVRRHEALRTSFESIGGTPVQRVAEPGPVDLPVTDLGFDASRRLHD